In the Sarcophilus harrisii chromosome 3, mSarHar1.11, whole genome shotgun sequence genome, one interval contains:
- the LOC116422238 gene encoding uncharacterized protein LOC116422238, protein MGGRGQRIQLLLSLLVSASRKKIHSAGLGWISSSQSGSSCLPIEALDSVHSSRSDLREIPLENPDGEWFTDRPQILENGERKAGYFVVTLHSALEAKPLSPGTSAQKAKFIAMTRALELGKGRRVNIYTDSKYAFHILHAHGTFWEERGLLTTKNPPIKHAGEILHLLQAVHEPMEISVLFCKGHQKGDSLQDKGNRLENLTAKAAVHLPLTMAPLIPQLPDSFTPSYSSQEKALAGERGYILSPSGCFQRCSDHLLIPEASQWKLIFGLHQATHLGRNALQTLVKCIFTGHKLGDAIKHFPGCPICAQVNPEGAIKPLPLLESVQKRGTYPGEDWQIDFMHIHPPSCFWVLLTHSLIG, encoded by the coding sequence ATGGGAGGCAGAGGGCAGAGAAtacaactgcttctcagtcttcttgtgTCAGCCTCTCGCAAaaagatccattctgcaggtctgggttggatctccagcagccagtCAGGTAGTTCTTGTTTGCCAATAGAAGCTCTAGATTCTGTCCACTCCAGTAGATCTGACTTAAGGGAAATTCCCCTTGAGAACCCAGACGGGGAATGGTTCACAGATAGGCCACAGATTCTtgagaatggggagagaaaggcaGGCTATTTTGTGGTGACTCTTCATAGTGCCCTGGAGGCTAAGCCACTGTCTCCTGGGACTTCTGCTCAGAAGGCTAAGTTCATTGCCATGACCAGAGCGTTAgaactggggaagggaaggagagttaacatctatactgactccaaatatgcttttcacaTTTTGCATGCTCACGGGACTTTCTGGGAAGAAAGGGGTCTATTGACAACAAAGAATCCCCCCATTAAACACGCAGGAGAAATTCTGCATCTGTTGCAAGCTGTCCACGAACCCATGGAGATCTCAGTCCtattttgtaaaggacaccagaagggaGATTCACTTCAGGATAAGGGAAACAGGCTTGAAAATTTAACTGCTAAAGCTGCTGTCCATTTACCCTTGACTATGGCACCTTTAATCCCCCAGCTCCCTGATTCTTTTACCCCTTCCTATAGTTCACAGGAAAAAGCCCTTGCAGGGGAAAGGGGGTACATCCTTTCTCCCTCTGGTTGCTTTCAAAGATGCTCAGACCACCTCTTAATCCCAGAGGCAAGTCAGTGGAAACTGATCTTTGGTCTTCATCAGGCAACACATCTGGGGAGGAATGCTCTCCAAACCCTGGTGAAATGCATTTTCACGGGCCACAAGCTGGGAGACGCAATCAAACATTTTCCAGGCTGCCCAATTTGTGCCCAGGTGAATCCTGAGGGAGCTATTAAGCCCCTGCCTCTCCTGGAGTCAGTTCAGAAAAGGGGCACATACCCAGGTGAGGATTGGCAAATAGACTTCATGCATATCCACCCTCCCAGTTGCTTTTGGGTTTTGTTGACCCATTCACTAATTGGATAG